From the Microplitis mediator isolate UGA2020A chromosome 6, iyMicMedi2.1, whole genome shotgun sequence genome, one window contains:
- the LOC130670253 gene encoding GATA zinc finger domain-containing protein 14-like, giving the protein NNNNNNNNNNNNNNNNNNNNNNNNNNNNNNNNNNNNNNNNNNNNNNNNNNNNNNNNNNNNNNNNNNNNNNNNNNNNNNNNNNNNNNNNNNNNNNNNNNNNNNNNNNNNNNNNNNNNNNNNNNNNNNNNNNNNNNNNNNNNNNNNNNNNNNNNNNNNNNNNNNNNNNNNNNNNNNNNNNNNNNNNNNNNNNNNNNNNNNNNNNNNNNNNNNNNNNNNNNNNNNNNNNNNNNNNNNNNNNNNNNNNNNNNNNNNNNNNNNNNNNNNNNNNNNDNNNNNNNNNNNNNNDNNNNNNNNNNNINNNNNNNNNNNNNNNNNNNNNNNNNNNNNNNNNNNNNNNNNNNNNNNNNNNNNNNNNNNNNNNNNNNNNNNNNNNNNNNNNNNNNNNNNNNNNNNNNNNNNNNNNNNNNNNNNNNNNNNNNNNNNNNNNNNNNNNNNNNNNNNNNNNNNNNNNNNNNNS; this is encoded by the coding sequence aataataataataataataataataataataataataataataataataataataataataataataataataataataataataataataataataataataataataataataataataataataataataataataataataataataataataataataataataataataataataataataataataataataataataataataataataataataataataataataataataataataataataataataataataataataataataataataataataataataataataataataataataataataataataataataataataataataataataataataataataataataataataataataataataataataataataataataataataataataataataataataataataataataataataataataataataataataataataataataataataataataataataataataataataataataataataataataataataataataataataataataataataataataataataataataataataataataataataataataataataataataataataataataataataataataataataataataataataataataataataataataataataataataataataataataataataataataataataataataataataataataataataataataataataataataataataataataataataataataataataataataataataataataataataataatgataataataataataataataataataataataataataataatgataataataataataataataataataataataatattaataataataataataataataataataataataataataataataataataataataataataataataataataataataataataataataataataataataataataataataataataataataataataataataataataataataataataataataataataataataataataataataataataataataataataataataataataataataataataataataataataataataataataataataataataataataataataataataataataataataataataataataataataataataataataataataataataataataataataataataataataataataataataataataataataataataataataataataataataataataataataataataataataataataataataataataataataataataataataatagt